The Aedes aegypti strain LVP_AGWG chromosome 1, AaegL5.0 Primary Assembly, whole genome shotgun sequence sequence CACTCAACGCTAGATTGTCGCTCACAAATACCAACAAAATGTAACTATTTGTCGAACTGTTAAAATGTAGTTCAATATTGTCAAATGCAAATGTGTGAGTGTGTTGcacaaattaaaacaaaaacaatttgccGAATGGTGGCGTAATGTTTTCACCATATCTTGCTTGAATCCATTCccatataatttaacaatatcaGAGCAGTATCATATATTGTTACTGAAAGGTATGGGTTAATCATACTGTTTGAAATGGTGAACAGCTTCGAAGTCCATATGGTTATACATAAAAGCAACTATTTCTGATACATTAACCGTACCCGTTACAAGATGTTTATTGTTCTTAAAGTAAGACAAACTGTATTTTGTTATGCGGGGTGAAACCAAGCCAAAAATTGATTAGCGCAGTTCTTATATCGTGAAGCAACTATTCATAATAACATTGGTTTCAATCTACCGCGAAAAGAGTTGAACCATTTGCCTCGTGTAggtgttttaccgaaaaatggaGTCTTCCAAACAAACTGGTCAACTATGTTCAATAGTTACTATCACTATTTGAATTGTTACCGAGTCGTGGTTGTCGTCACAATTTTTTAATGCACATAACTATTTCAATGGTTATGGTTACTATTTTACGGCATAGTAAAAATAAGAACGTTGTGTATTTGGACATACTACATTTTTTCTATCAGTGTATAGACGACCACTAAACCGGGGTAGCAAAAAGGCGCTGTtttgggatcgttcaaatattgtgctctgcaagataaatccacgtaatgcgattatctgaaaatgtcgatataccgtcgcagtgataatgaaaatcaccaaatgtttcagatttagcaaatttgaaacatttgcgtccttgaagaacgaaaaaatccaagcctacttgaattttgacattgcgtttgaattgcgcgcatatcttttGCGCGTTACcaccgccgctggatgtggatttaaaatgagcgcctcAATATTAAGTAACGCAAcagagggagggagggggtctcacatagtgttacggtccatacaaaaatttaaaattttccatacaaaagctgttacgtgggggagggagggggtcaaaaactgccaaattttgcgttacgtaatattagAATGAACCCTTTCGGCAGAGGACTGACacggctgtcatcctgcatacatttcggctcttccgagcctgttcacaaatttcataacgctgaagggggtgggtgggcgtccccgaaatgttacagctcatacaaaattcttagaatattcatacaaacatTGTTACGAAgtggtgggtgggtgtcaaaaattgtcattttcggcgttatgaaatttgtgaatgaaccctccTCACATCGGTTTTGGTACTTTCACGTTTTGGTACCCAttttctggtcggtttgccctaacttGCTCCTGAGTTTCGAGTACACGGCTCATGTGCTGCTAGTGCTAGTTTCTGGCAATTAAATATATTGCGTTGAATCGTCGTAGGTATTTGATGGGCttgttcatttatttcataacgcttaatTTGGCTATTTtgggcacccacccaccccctcgtgacGCTTTTTCAGAGGTTCTGGTGAgagcagggatgggaaatgtactgtagcaaacatacCACCTCaacaaaactgtaatcttcttcttcccaacgttttttcaaacccgaatgcgaaatgactcgagcacagtggtgacacgatttttccggttttcgcgGTATtacatttttgctcgataaagacagcatgaaattgaacttgtttatatgtatcgcaacgaaatgattgtgctcttgctattagcgctaatagattccaattagttgaaaacacatgCGAAATATTAGCgtatgaattatttaacatttttttcaatcattcgcctcgagatggctgcccgaaaacgatcatagtggagagacaaaaacattcaagcagtgtgtgaaccgttggcagcccaacgcctgatggtattgatgctgctgctgctttgtgttttggttgactggcagaatcgatgaactgtggtgaatagtggtcacagttcccaagcctcgGTGGGAGTTTTGGAAATTTGATGCGCATGAAGTGGATATTACAAAGTTTTTGGGATTCGGGTAAAACTACAAGATGTTGATAAGAATACTAGGAATATGATGCAATTATTGGAAATCCGATagaagtttttcaaatattcgatTCTTCGTAAGATTATcgatttcagaaaattctgggATTTTGGGATTTCaccaagggggtggtcactctacacaCTTCGTCGGCGCATATTTTTTTAAGCTGTGCCTGTAGAGCGCCAAGGTGCGCCAAGCTTGCTATTATTTCATATGctataaaaattcaatgaactgaaattacGCGAAAACATTCTCAGCAAATATTGCTATCTGTAATTTTCTTGTGTGGACATTACGATATTCTCGGAGAAAACGCCTAGGTTCTCCTTTTCCAGAAAAGACTTCTTTTTAAGCGGCGATATTCAGGGAAACGTTTCACATAATCGCAGGGGCAAAGTACAATATGGCCAAGCTacttttgagaaaaatattcgACCACAATGGAATGTTTTGGGAAACGGCCCAAGATAACACCGATACTAAGATACGTAGCGTCAACGGTCATACGGAATAAGATGGCGTTGTGGAAGGGAAAGGGGTGTAGCTGTAGGTTATCGATTTGTGTGAATAATATATGAAACATGTTGACTGGTATCGAATTTTTAGGGCGGCAAGAAAGGTTGAATGGTTGGAGGTCATATTTGGGCATTCGCCGaagtatttttcattttagCACTGTCTTAGGTTTCCTCCCACATACATCCTCATTCTTCCTAAGTTCTGGGTTTGGTACGGGTTGCATAAATAGAGATTAATGACTATAGTAGATGAATGTCACTGGTATGTCTGTTGTTCTTGTCAGagttgggaatggtaatagtagtaggcttgagtttttgctAAAACCACGTGGCtcttctaatacagtagttcaaaattgtgaatctcatcaagtagcctatgttagGTAGattaattttctaaatcagtagtgtcattgaaggctgtaaatgcgggaaatgcagcgggaaatagaacatttttctacagtagttttgggttgcccttagcaacgggtgttttgctattttcaaggcattttgcctacagcagcaataggcgtgagtttcactggcccCGCCGCCccgcggggctataaatgtcaacgcgaaaatgtatgcagtttgacacttatgtacccaacatgtttctgagcgagaacaaagggaacaccagcgacattattcttctatggtttattatttctattgtaGCGACCGATGTAAGAATGAGTGACTAAAACTAAAATGACAACTCTGTGGGTGATTATTTTACTCAACCGAATAGATCATTGCACGCCTGACTCTacctcgaaactccatataaaaaaatgacaacaattccagcagtgaatgtcaactccatataaaaaaaatctaaacaattccagcagtgaatgtcaaagagcaggacagtcaattgagtgtgatgaaagagggacagaaaagaatttttcgtgacgtcaccatgcactcttctataGTCGCTTAGgggtcgttcaaatattacgtaacgcaacagggggaggaaGGGGCTCtaacatagtgttacggtccatacaaaatattaaaaatttacctacaaaatctgttacgtgggggagggagggggtctaaaattagcaaattttgCGAATGGAACCTTAGCTCACTCGGATGATCAGTTGACCTAATCCATAGCACCACCCCTCGGCAAGCCGAACGAGAAGTGGCGCAAAGCAAAGCACGCAAAAACGCTGCTTGACGTTTTGAAAATTCGCGCGCACGTCGTAAACACTCGCAAGTTCACTTCGCTGCTGTAGATCGTCGTGTcgttttccaagatttttgttgaaataatcgCGATTTTTCGGTCTATTTTGTCCTGTTTTTAATACGAAATAATAGTGATTGAAGTGATTACTTGTTTAGGTGAACGTACTCAAGTTGCAGAACCGAAACGTTGCCATTCCAAATCTCATAGACCAGATCCGATTCAGGAACGAACAGGAATAAGTACCTATCAGCAAACGCCAACATGAGTAACAGCAGTTTGCTAACCACcggctgcattgccgtaagtaCCTAGTTCCTTTAAGGGTGGCCACTGGCCATTCCTACATATTTATTGGTactatttatcgatttcaaataCCAGTCAACAACCTATATaccgatttttcaaattttctaccgacagggctggtagcaggtctctttagagacttggtctcgaTTTTGCTGCAAGTCTCTGAAAAATCTCTGCTTCTAATATAAGGTCTCTTAATCTCTACTTTGACCAAAATGAAACTTTTTCTTCATTTCTTTTTTCTTATTCTACTCGCAGtaaatttttgtgaaaaattcctGAGGAATAAGTTTAGGGATTTTTCTAGTTATTCTTCCAGGTATTTTGAAGTTACATTGAAGTTGAAGTTACATTAATGAATCCAGATTATATAGCTTCCAGAACCAGATGGTAAGCTACTGCAAAGCTctgtctgttggttccttgtgcaattttgattgctctggtcaatcacggagtagcaacgacgaattgtacggtcatttatgctcatgctcattctcAATTCGCTGCGAAATTAATAAAGCAGTTACAAGAATAAACTTTCAAGGAGTTcctgagaaaatcctggaataacttgaaaaaaaaataatctagaaacattttttaaaagcgtgcttaaataaatgtttgataGTCGTGACCTGGCCATCCCACATTTTTTCCCATTTTGATGAcctaatgattttattttttgctattGTCAGGATATCATGCGAGGGACCGAGTTGGAAAAGCCGGTCGTGCAAATCCTCGGCTCGAAACGTATTGCCGGAGGCGGCGAGCAATCCGAACGGTACCGGCTGCTAATTTCCGACGGCCAGAACCTGTACAGCTTTGCCATGCTGGCGACGCAGCTGAACGAACTGCACCACAATGGGCAGCTAGCCGAGTTCACGGTGATCCGGATCGATCGGTACATTACGTCGGTGGTCAATCGGAACGAGAAGGGCGAGAAGCGCGTTCTGATCATCTTGGATCTGCACGTGGTCAAGCCGGGCGCAGCAGTTGGCGAGAAGATTGGCAACCCACAAACGTTGACGGAAACGGGTGCTGGAGGTGGTGGAGGTGCAGCATCGACATCGGCCGTTCCAGCCAGGACGGAGTCGGCCGGCAGTGTCAGGTTTGTAGTCTGGTTTCTAGCTTATGGCGAATTTCACTACAACTTATCGTCTTGGCAGCACCCTCTTGGAATGTCTTAAACCTTTGTGAGCGCGAAGACTTTTTTAAGCAGCTTTACATATCTATTTTCTACTAAATTTGAATAGTCACTTTtcgcaacaaaaagtcacttttcACAAAAATGGCCACTAAAGGCACTATTTCCTGGATCTGATGATAAAATATAATTAGGTTTGCTCCCTAGAATGAAACAGtaatgttttattgattttacataTACAAACCTttaaaggggccttccttagccgagtggttagagtccgcggctactaagcaaagccatgctgttcAGGAATTGAGGTATAGACTTTTAAGTCTATTGGAGGCTTTCATATAACTCTGAGTTATTTTAAATAGTTATATAATACTCATCTATGATCAGTAGAAACCATTTAGCCTTATcaatataacattttttgcaaaataagaTCATCCTGAGCTCACGCCCACAAAGTATGTAGCCATTCTGAGAGTGTGCCGTCAACACTTAAGACAAgtttggcgtgaaatccgtggCGTGGTTCAAATTCTTTGTATTCTAGCAATGGATCAGCCTATCAGAACCGACCGATGGGTGGTGGAATGAGCAGTGCCCCGTCCGGTGGCGACGGTTTGTCCCTTGAGAACACGTTGACCCATCCGATCAATTCGCTCAGTCCGTATCAGAACAAGTGGGTCATCAGGGCTCGCGTCATGTCCAAATCGGGAATCCGTACCTGGAGCAACGCCAAGGGCGAGGGCAAACTATTCTCGATGGACGTTATGGATGAATCCGGTGAAATCCGTGTCACGGCGTTCAAGGACCAGTGTGACAAGTACTACGATATGATCGAGGTGGACAAGGTTTACTACATCACCAAGTGCCAGCTGAAGCCGGCCAATAAGCAGTATTCGACGTTGAAGAACGACTACGAGATGACCATGACCAACGACACGATCGTTCAGGAATGCAAAGACGCCGGATCGTCTATGCCCTCGATCCAGTACAACTTTGTGCCGATTTCCCAGATTGGGAACATGGAACCGAACGCCATGATCGACGTGATCGGAGTTTGCAAGGAAGCCGGAGAGGTGATGCAGTTCACGGCCAGATCGAGCGGTCGGGAGCTCAAGAAGCGTGAAGTCACGTTGGTGGACTCGAGCAATGCAGCCGTTTCGTTGACCCTATGGGGAGACGATGCCCAGAACTTCAACGCAACCAATAATCCGGTGCTGGTGATCAAGGGAGCGCGGGTGACCGAATTCGGTGGAGGCAAATCGCTCGGACTGGTCGCCAGTAGTGTCCTGAAGACCAACCCGGACAATGAAGAGGCACACAAGATTCGGGGCTGGTATCTGGGCGGTGGATGCGACAACGTTGTGAACAGCGTGTCCACCCGGACCGGAGCTGGCTCAGGCTACTCTACCGAGTGGATAACGTTCCACGAGGCCAAGGAGAAGAACC is a genomic window containing:
- the LOC5576838 gene encoding replication protein A 70 kDa DNA-binding subunit, coding for MSNSSLLTTGCIADIMRGTELEKPVVQILGSKRIAGGGEQSERYRLLISDGQNLYSFAMLATQLNELHHNGQLAEFTVIRIDRYITSVVNRNEKGEKRVLIILDLHVVKPGAAVGEKIGNPQTLTETGAGGGGGAASTSAVPARTESAGSVSNGSAYQNRPMGGGMSSAPSGGDGLSLENTLTHPINSLSPYQNKWVIRARVMSKSGIRTWSNAKGEGKLFSMDVMDESGEIRVTAFKDQCDKYYDMIEVDKVYYITKCQLKPANKQYSTLKNDYEMTMTNDTIVQECKDAGSSMPSIQYNFVPISQIGNMEPNAMIDVIGVCKEAGEVMQFTARSSGRELKKREVTLVDSSNAAVSLTLWGDDAQNFNATNNPVLVIKGARVTEFGGGKSLGLVASSVLKTNPDNEEAHKIRGWYLGGGCDNVVNSVSTRTGAGSGYSTEWITFHEAKEKNLGAGDKPDYFQVKALIHNIKSANAVYKACPQAECNKKVIDQDNGQYRCEKCNADFPNFKYRLLVNMLVGDWTSNRWVTVFTDLAEQMLGKSSQDIGDALEFNKDEAEQIFSAINFKSYVFKLRTKVEFYGDSSRNKTTAVAANPVNHKEYNAYLIKNIQEMTGISKH